GAAATGCGCGCGATCCCGGCCAGCCGGATGTGGTCCAGCACCTGAAAGAGGCTCTGATAGGGCAGGCTGCGGTCGCCGAACACCAGAACCGCCGGCGCTTCCCCGGGCTGCACCTTTTCCCTCAGGCGTGCCGCCAGATCGGCCAGCGCCACCGGCTCCCGATCGATGAAGAGGCTGCCGTCGGCCTTGACGGTCACGGCCAGTGCGTTTTCTCTGTCCAGTGTCGCCGTGGCGGAGGCCGGCAGCTTGACCGGCATCCCGTGGTGCACCGCCATGGAGAGCATGGCATAGATGAAGAAGACCAGCAGCAGAAAGACGATGTCGATCAGCGGCAGCATCTCGATCCGCGCCTTGGGTTGCCTAAGATGCAGTTTCATGGGAACCGTCCGCTGGCGTTCCAAAGCCACCGCCGTCCAGTCTTTCGAACACGACTTCCAGGCTGGTGGCGTATTTCTCGATG
The Desulfobacteraceae bacterium DNA segment above includes these coding regions:
- a CDS encoding biopolymer transporter ExbD, with amino-acid sequence MKLHLRQPKARIEMLPLIDIVFLLLVFFIYAMLSMAVHHGMPVKLPASATATLDRENALAVTVKADGSLFIDREPVALADLAARLREKVQPGEAPAVLVFGDRSLPYQSLFQVLDHIRLAGIARISLQAEADPAQ